The following proteins are encoded in a genomic region of Paenibacillus antri:
- a CDS encoding DUF4062 domain-containing protein translates to MESIKIMISSTVDDLKAERETAELAFTSNAFVELIGADRFNTASVAGNSRLETTRMARECDLYILILGSRYGHELSNGKSATEIEFDAAIKADPTKVLIFKKETTDPAELKQQDFINRVSNYTSGYWRTSFSHTAQLMALIQNSFQQWLKNRANLGTSADFVDHFIRLAKQRIPEPSAQMYYKTEKDNVDLSFEMFSHTYYINFSKKQIYDDFWGCLNHLEDQFGLWLS, encoded by the coding sequence ATGGAATCTATAAAAATTATGATTAGTTCTACCGTCGACGACCTAAAAGCAGAGAGAGAGACAGCTGAATTAGCATTTACGAGTAACGCCTTTGTTGAGTTAATTGGAGCAGATCGTTTCAATACAGCTTCTGTTGCTGGCAACTCCCGACTTGAAACCACGCGTATGGCAAGAGAGTGTGATCTTTACATCCTTATTCTTGGATCAAGGTATGGTCATGAACTCTCAAATGGAAAGTCAGCCACAGAGATTGAATTCGACGCCGCTATTAAAGCTGATCCAACTAAGGTTCTGATCTTTAAGAAGGAAACTACAGATCCTGCAGAACTAAAACAACAAGATTTTATTAACAGGGTAAGTAATTACACATCAGGTTATTGGCGAACTTCATTTTCACACACCGCTCAACTTATGGCACTAATCCAAAACTCATTCCAACAATGGCTTAAAAATCGCGCTAATTTGGGAACCAGTGCAGATTTCGTCGACCACTTTATTCGATTAGCAAAACAGCGGATCCCTGAGCCATCAGCCCAAATGTACTATAAAACAGAAAAAGATAACGTTGATCTGTCATTTGAAATGTTCTCTCACACTTATTATATAAACTTCAGTAAAAAGCAAATATATGATGATTTTTGGGGTTGCTTAAATCATTTAGAAGATCAATTCGGTCTTTGGCTTAGCTAA
- a CDS encoding adenosylcobalamin-dependent ribonucleoside-diphosphate reductase, whose product MKTKQKTKLEGLSEKIFLDRYARKDADYNNTKVGDIVLALTKDDPKFPAKEVGEVIARNGNKVTVKTRSGDTVETSVEKITLTVEKTPEEMWDRLAAAMASVEAPEKQKQWTENFRYILDDWKLVPGGRIAAGAGASDELTLFNCYVIPSPHDSRGGIMTTLSEMTEIMSRGGGVGINLSSLRPRRSIVAGVNGSSSGAVSWGGLFSYTTGLIEQGGSRRGALMLMINDWHPDVLDFITVKQTMGQVTNANLSVCVSNAFMKAVKEDLDWELVFPDTKDPEYDALWDGDLEKWKAAGKAVKPYRTVKARDVWHTIIESAWKSAEPGVVFMEYYNQMSNSWYFNPIICTNPCGEQGLPAWGVCNLSAVNLSKFYDEKKKDVAWDELGKTVRYSVRFLDNVIDKTPYHFEENQKNQQGERRVGLGTMGLAELMIKLEIRYGSPESLVFLDKLYGFMAKEAYISSSEIAGEKGSFTHFEYEKFMQSGFMKNIVSEYPEVGAAIKKNGMRNVTVITQAPTGSTGTMVGTSTGIEPYFAFEYYRQSRLGFDKQLVPIAQEWKDKNPGQELPEWFVTSMDLSAKDHIRVQAAIQRWVDSSISKTANCPSDFTVEETKELYELAFDLGCKGVTIYRDGSRDVQVLSTKKDEDKKEEAATPEASKEEQAIEAIASLPIKATPEQQQVFDKQYQRRPQVLRGATYKFNTPFGIAYITINDSNGTPSEVFLNVGKAGSDVFAMSEALGRVISLFLRYGDHGSKTDLLIKHLKGIGGSGAVGFGPNRVESIADAVAKALEIHKENAEASAVYEDNANHLVTATQEIEAPAPAAPVMKKLHVASSTDLCPGCGSASLVNSEGCKTCTNCGYSKCS is encoded by the coding sequence TTGAAGACGAAGCAGAAGACGAAACTGGAAGGCCTCAGCGAGAAGATTTTTTTGGATCGATACGCTCGGAAGGATGCCGATTATAACAATACGAAGGTCGGGGACATCGTTCTCGCCTTAACGAAAGACGACCCGAAATTCCCGGCGAAGGAAGTCGGGGAAGTCATCGCCAGGAACGGAAATAAGGTCACGGTCAAGACGCGCTCCGGCGATACGGTAGAGACGTCGGTCGAGAAGATCACGCTCACGGTCGAGAAGACGCCTGAAGAGATGTGGGATCGTCTCGCGGCGGCCATGGCTTCCGTGGAAGCGCCCGAGAAGCAGAAGCAGTGGACCGAGAACTTCAGATATATTTTGGACGATTGGAAGCTGGTCCCGGGCGGACGCATCGCGGCGGGCGCCGGCGCGAGCGACGAGCTGACGCTGTTCAACTGCTACGTCATCCCGTCGCCGCACGACAGCCGCGGCGGCATCATGACGACGCTGAGCGAGATGACCGAGATCATGTCCCGCGGCGGCGGGGTCGGCATCAACCTCTCCTCGCTTCGTCCGCGCCGCTCGATCGTAGCGGGCGTGAACGGCTCCTCCAGCGGGGCGGTATCGTGGGGCGGCTTGTTCAGCTACACGACGGGGCTTATCGAGCAAGGCGGGTCGCGCCGCGGCGCACTTATGCTCATGATCAACGACTGGCACCCGGACGTGCTCGACTTCATCACCGTCAAGCAGACGATGGGCCAAGTGACGAACGCGAACCTGTCGGTTTGCGTCAGCAACGCCTTCATGAAAGCCGTTAAGGAAGACCTCGACTGGGAGCTTGTCTTCCCGGATACGAAAGATCCGGAGTACGACGCGCTGTGGGACGGCGATCTGGAGAAGTGGAAGGCTGCAGGCAAAGCCGTGAAGCCGTATCGCACCGTCAAGGCGCGCGACGTCTGGCACACGATCATCGAATCCGCATGGAAATCCGCGGAGCCGGGCGTCGTGTTCATGGAGTACTACAACCAGATGTCGAACTCGTGGTACTTCAACCCGATCATTTGCACGAATCCGTGCGGCGAACAAGGATTGCCTGCCTGGGGCGTGTGCAATTTGTCGGCCGTCAACCTGTCGAAGTTCTACGACGAGAAGAAGAAGGACGTCGCGTGGGATGAGCTCGGCAAGACGGTTCGCTACTCGGTACGCTTCCTCGACAACGTCATCGACAAGACGCCGTACCACTTCGAGGAAAACCAAAAGAACCAGCAGGGCGAGCGCCGCGTCGGCCTCGGCACGATGGGTCTCGCGGAATTGATGATCAAACTCGAAATTCGTTACGGCAGCCCGGAATCTCTTGTATTCCTCGATAAGCTGTACGGCTTCATGGCGAAGGAAGCGTATATCTCATCCTCAGAAATCGCCGGGGAGAAGGGTTCGTTCACGCACTTCGAGTACGAGAAGTTCATGCAGAGCGGGTTCATGAAGAACATCGTCTCCGAATATCCGGAGGTCGGCGCGGCGATCAAGAAGAACGGCATGCGGAACGTTACGGTCATCACCCAGGCGCCTACCGGCAGCACCGGCACAATGGTCGGCACGTCCACAGGCATCGAGCCTTACTTCGCGTTCGAGTACTACCGTCAAAGCCGTCTCGGCTTCGACAAGCAGCTCGTACCGATCGCGCAAGAGTGGAAGGACAAGAACCCGGGCCAAGAGCTCCCGGAATGGTTCGTCACTTCGATGGATCTGTCCGCGAAGGATCACATCCGCGTGCAAGCGGCGATCCAGCGTTGGGTCGACAGCTCGATCTCCAAGACAGCCAACTGCCCGTCCGACTTTACGGTCGAAGAGACGAAAGAGCTGTATGAACTCGCATTCGATCTCGGCTGCAAAGGCGTGACGATCTACCGTGATGGCAGCCGCGACGTTCAAGTCCTCAGCACGAAGAAGGACGAGGACAAGAAGGAAGAAGCCGCAACGCCGGAAGCTTCGAAGGAAGAGCAAGCGATCGAAGCGATCGCATCGCTCCCGATCAAGGCGACGCCGGAGCAGCAGCAAGTATTCGACAAGCAATATCAACGCCGTCCGCAAGTACTGCGCGGCGCGACATATAAGTTCAATACGCCGTTCGGAATTGCCTATATCACGATCAACGATTCGAACGGTACGCCGAGCGAAGTGTTCCTGAACGTAGGCAAGGCCGGCTCCGACGTCTTCGCGATGTCCGAAGCGCTCGGCCGCGTCATCTCGCTGTTCCTCCGTTACGGGGATCACGGCAGCAAGACGGATCTTCTGATCAAGCACCTCAAGGGCATCGGCGGCTCCGGCGCCGTCGGCTTCGGTCCGAACCGCGTCGAATCGATCGCGGACGCCGTCGCGAAGGCGCTTGAGATTCATAAGGAAAATGCGGAAGCAAGCGCCGTCTATGAGGACAACGCGAACCACCTCGTGACCGCAACGCAGGAAATCGAAGCACCGGCACCGGCGGCACCGGTCATGAAGAAGCTTCACGTCGCTTCCTCGACCGACTTGTGCCCGGGTTGCGGCTCGGCTTCGCTCGTGAACAGCGAAGGCTGCAAGACGTGCACGAACTGCGGCTACAGCAAGTGCAGCTAA
- a CDS encoding uracil phosphoribosyltransferase, with the protein MNKVQTDPYINMLLTIIRDNSTQKQEIRDAIKTLGQIVGRRIYGDHYTSAKIVQTPMQQPYQGLVSRLATTVVLSTRDDHEYFAAGIASVFDGCLRGYMDFSGARGEQALNLPIQAASLPTPPVGQVVSNVIIAKSVLATGCTAVSIARKAIELYRPEKIFLVSTFYSQRGLEEVNHQIYPRPEIYIIGEPDDLNSDGMLVPGVGNLDQRLSS; encoded by the coding sequence ATGAACAAAGTACAAACTGATCCATATATAAATATGCTCTTAACAATTATTAGAGATAATTCGACTCAAAAACAGGAGATAAGAGATGCAATTAAAACTTTAGGTCAAATTGTAGGGAGAAGAATCTACGGTGATCATTATACGTCTGCTAAGATTGTCCAAACTCCTATGCAACAACCATATCAAGGTTTAGTAAGTCGATTGGCAACTACTGTAGTATTAAGCACCCGTGATGATCATGAGTACTTTGCCGCTGGAATAGCCTCTGTATTTGATGGGTGTTTACGCGGTTATATGGATTTCTCTGGTGCTAGAGGTGAACAAGCATTAAATCTTCCAATACAAGCCGCTTCTCTACCTACTCCACCAGTAGGACAAGTAGTAAGTAACGTTATTATTGCCAAATCTGTACTTGCAACAGGTTGTACAGCAGTTTCAATAGCGAGAAAAGCAATTGAATTATATCGGCCTGAAAAAATATTCTTAGTATCCACTTTTTATTCCCAGCGAGGGTTAGAAGAGGTCAACCATCAAATCTACCCAAGACCAGAAATATATATTATCGGGGAACCAGATGATTTAAATAGTGATGGAATGTTGGTGCCTGGAGTTGGAAACCTAGACCAACGTTTATCTTCCTAA
- a CDS encoding GNAT family N-acetyltransferase — translation MRIDFANDSDYEYIRERDRHISENLILSKIKGTEIYIIRDKDEHNIGWMRYGYFWDNTPFMNMIWVDEQNRGKGVGKQVILFWEEQMKRSGYKIIMTSTQADEGAQHFYRKLGYKDAGCLILDTQPLEILLTKKI, via the coding sequence ATGAGGATAGATTTTGCAAATGACTCGGACTATGAATACATTAGAGAACGCGACCGTCATATTTCCGAGAACTTGATTCTGTCAAAAATCAAGGGAACTGAAATATATATTATCCGGGATAAAGATGAACATAATATCGGTTGGATGAGGTACGGATACTTTTGGGACAACACCCCTTTCATGAACATGATTTGGGTCGATGAACAAAATCGAGGTAAAGGTGTGGGAAAACAAGTTATCCTCTTTTGGGAAGAACAAATGAAACGGAGCGGCTACAAAATAATCATGACCTCCACCCAAGCTGACGAAGGTGCCCAACATTTTTATAGGAAACTAGGATATAAAGATGCTGGGTGCTTAATACTTGATACACAACCGTTGGAAATACTTCTTACCAAAAAGATCTAA
- a CDS encoding TniQ family protein yields the protein MGFEKIRFFRADDITESMKQFINQAETLSQEKFQIEQLIYYWYSKGFVLPGWRTRGHSRFCPFCLSENAYHRLIWCISYFTYCKRHSALMKEECASCNRKTTLSGVINDCCESCGATLSLSNTEIIVGEELPFSLVEQYTVGNSPILQEYLTAQDQLLLTQRVAFYLCTRTKVFSLTLDHKERRQLVQNGYVGNVLLLKEVYTKSQELLQRWPINLVLFLKENYEDFNESREIFRNISTLDNKSINRLIAKTMQREGQLVSYSSFLKEHMIFDSEYINVIDFAENRGICIAVVSMIVSQHSIETEIHPRNKKTIIHVNWLDFISKKASDYQASQVIISIGSVAILWRRTEQVARGLCTFLKLQSKIIYSEPCFDKETVIQLGHKTEEYITLWEIAQDNIWNPSTIKEFLRQNGVLVLQQLEDGQDIYNRSAVGEALKGLSCDMGDYYDRTETINRLGVKLFNVAFLTTYYRLEKPYYLKKEVEDVFYLYKELNSIHAVEKYRHSLSWKSRG from the coding sequence TTGGGTTTTGAGAAAATTAGATTTTTCAGAGCGGACGATATTACGGAGAGTATGAAGCAATTTATTAATCAGGCTGAGACTCTTAGTCAAGAGAAATTTCAAATCGAACAACTCATTTATTATTGGTACTCGAAAGGTTTTGTTTTACCTGGCTGGCGAACGCGTGGGCACTCAAGGTTTTGCCCATTTTGTCTAAGTGAAAATGCATACCATCGATTAATCTGGTGCATTTCGTACTTCACCTACTGCAAAAGACATTCTGCCTTGATGAAAGAAGAGTGTGCTTCATGTAATCGAAAAACAACATTATCGGGCGTTATCAACGACTGTTGTGAAAGTTGTGGAGCAACGTTATCTCTGTCTAATACAGAAATAATTGTTGGAGAGGAATTACCTTTCTCATTAGTTGAGCAATACACAGTTGGTAATTCTCCAATCCTACAAGAGTATCTAACAGCCCAAGATCAACTGCTATTAACTCAACGTGTGGCATTTTATCTTTGTACAAGAACGAAGGTCTTTTCATTAACACTAGATCATAAAGAAAGAAGACAACTCGTACAAAATGGATATGTTGGAAATGTACTCTTGCTAAAAGAAGTCTATACCAAATCCCAAGAGTTACTGCAACGATGGCCAATAAATCTTGTTCTTTTCTTAAAAGAGAATTATGAGGATTTTAACGAAAGCAGAGAGATTTTTAGAAATATTTCTACACTAGACAATAAGTCGATCAATAGGCTTATTGCAAAAACCATGCAACGTGAAGGTCAATTAGTGTCATATAGTAGTTTCTTAAAGGAACATATGATATTTGACAGTGAGTACATAAATGTAATTGACTTTGCTGAAAACAGAGGGATATGTATCGCGGTTGTTTCGATGATTGTAAGCCAGCATTCAATAGAAACTGAAATACATCCAAGGAATAAAAAAACAATCATACATGTAAATTGGTTGGATTTCATAAGCAAAAAAGCTAGTGATTATCAAGCTAGCCAAGTTATTATTTCGATTGGATCCGTTGCAATTTTATGGAGAAGAACCGAACAAGTGGCAAGAGGGTTATGTACATTTTTAAAGCTACAGTCAAAAATAATCTATTCTGAGCCTTGTTTCGATAAAGAAACAGTTATTCAATTAGGACATAAGACTGAAGAGTATATTACTTTGTGGGAGATTGCTCAGGATAACATTTGGAATCCCAGTACAATAAAGGAGTTCCTACGGCAAAATGGTGTATTAGTACTTCAGCAATTAGAAGACGGGCAAGATATTTACAATCGAAGTGCAGTTGGTGAAGCGCTTAAAGGTTTGAGCTGTGACATGGGTGATTATTATGATAGAACTGAGACAATAAACCGACTTGGAGTTAAATTATTTAATGTGGCATTCCTCACTACATATTATAGATTGGAAAAACCGTATTATTTAAAAAAGGAGGTAGAAGATGTTTTTTATCTTTATAAGGAGTTAAACAGTATACATGCGGTGGAAAAGTATCGCCATTCCTTGTCTTGGAAATCAAGGGGATAG
- a CDS encoding HNH endonuclease: MAGSVLIDKYGSNEQLQEKVIRFINDHDFSEQLLESYPQKVRKIVNFAYQTNSGILLNPHEMARLFKVNTEGCHSNDYINLFSGCYGIPVYVTTPSNRFLFVCRDVIHNGMAVFLNSNVSPTPDKPITGNAPANPNIEELLKEGEAKYKKVVQYERNPKNRQKAIEMHGMTCKACGFNFFEKYGKHGAGYIEVHHVVPLHQYRESTPIDPSKDLTVLCSNCHRMIHRYKLHYLSVEELIRIIDSQKWNSKKTSI; encoded by the coding sequence ATGGCCGGGAGTGTTTTGATAGACAAATACGGTTCAAATGAGCAACTCCAAGAAAAAGTAATTCGCTTCATCAATGACCACGATTTTTCTGAGCAGCTGCTTGAGTCATATCCCCAGAAGGTTCGGAAGATCGTCAATTTCGCGTATCAAACCAATAGCGGTATATTACTCAATCCCCATGAAATGGCTCGGTTGTTTAAAGTCAATACAGAAGGATGCCACTCAAACGATTATATTAATTTGTTTTCAGGATGCTACGGAATCCCAGTATATGTAACCACGCCTAGCAATAGATTTCTGTTTGTTTGCAGGGACGTCATCCACAATGGGATGGCCGTGTTTTTGAATTCTAATGTTTCACCTACACCTGATAAACCCATTACCGGAAACGCCCCTGCAAATCCAAATATTGAGGAACTTCTTAAAGAGGGGGAAGCAAAGTATAAAAAGGTCGTTCAGTACGAACGGAATCCAAAGAACCGCCAAAAAGCTATTGAGATGCATGGGATGACATGCAAGGCTTGTGGCTTCAACTTTTTTGAGAAATATGGGAAGCATGGCGCTGGTTATATAGAGGTACATCATGTGGTCCCACTTCACCAATACCGGGAGAGTACACCAATTGATCCAAGCAAAGACTTAACGGTTCTATGTTCAAATTGCCACCGAATGATCCATCGTTATAAACTGCATTACTTATCCGTCGAGGAGCTAATACGAATAATCGACTCACAAAAGTGGAATTCAAAAAAGACGTCGATATAA